From Solanum lycopersicum chromosome 8, SLM_r2.1, the proteins below share one genomic window:
- the LOC104648643 gene encoding uncharacterized protein: MPDDKKMLCLQFDDNNLEFSYLLGLSILLPTIVLVYCLLKFLLQLLIHHPQNMSQPKKRETEIVTNEKSDAEDQLDEAKGQQAVLYRFRQRHKKIQRETTSCSKLIAKEEESCVSKTPPRVRDGDLLHFSHRHPLLRFHLKGTEVIRCNMCAITISGVAYGCDCCRYFLHEVCSNIPKRIRHDFHPMHSLTLLPIPSIALWHSKVETEFCCVACGYDSSLFSFYYHCDLCKFDLHLECASVMTRLIRKVKYPLDLFTSFPLKSEGAAVLCSICNQVMNRQSAWLFYNREFDYICHFECAAEEELGVIGDQSFLSEVQKSLLLRKSLPDQQQKLEKLGEVIHFSHRHPLKAIKQTNETPIRSCCICSNQDLSGYICQLCNYFIDESCFPLPRRIQHHFHPNHPLILATYNDQPKSKCRACGHENGATYCCFTCKFSLHRSCAGAPMTFTLGTNKKVSYKLLYSYPYDGEMAVIKCNICSNEFNSKESFMYYNFDLDEVLHVQCALNKETDSYDTKFVLASERLKSIQIEEDHSK, translated from the coding sequence ATGCCGGACGACAAGAAGATGCTATGTTTACAATTTGATGATAACAATTTGGAATTCAGTTATTTACTAGGCCTTTCTATATTGCTACCAACTATTGTTCTGGTTTATTGTCTGCTcaaatttcttcttcaattgCTAATTCACCATCCTCAGAACATGTCTCAGCCCAAAAAGAGAGAGACAGAAATCGTTACGAACGAAAAATCAGATGCTGAAGATCAGTTGGATGAAGCAAAAGGCCAACAAGCTGTTCTGTACAGATTTAGGCAGAGGCACAAAAAGATACAAAGAGAAACAACAAGCTGTTCTAAATTGATTGCAAAGGAAGAGGAAAGTTGTGTGTCAAAAACGCCTCCTCGTGTTCGTGATGGTGATCTGTTGCACTTCAGCCACAGACATCCTCTGCTAAGATTTCATCTTAAAGGAACAGAAGTTATAAGATGCAATATGTGTGCTATTACAATATCCGGGGTAGCTTATGGTTGTGATTGTTGTCGTTACTTTCTCCATGAGGTATGCTCTAACATTCCTAAAAGAATTCGACATGATTTTCATCCTATGCACTCACTCACCCTTCTTCCCATTCCTTCAATCGCTCTTTGGCATTCGAAAGTGGAAACTGAATTCTGTTGTGTGGCATGTGGTTATGACAGCTCATTGTTTTCATTTTACTATCATTGTGATTTGTGTAAATTTGATCTTCATCTTGAATGTGCTTCTGTGATGACGAGATTGATCCGTAAGGTAAAATACCCTCTCGATCTCTTTACTTCCTTTCCGTTAAAAAGTGAAGGGGCAGCCGTCTTATGTTCTATTTGTAACCAAGTTATGAATAGACAATCCGCTTGGCTTTTCTATAATCGCGAGTTTGATTACATCTGTCATTTCGAGTGTGCTGCTGAAGAAGAACTTGGAGTTATAGGAGATCAAAGTTTCCTATCTGAAGTACAGAAATCGTTGCTCCTCCGAAAAAGCTTACCTGACCAACAACAGAAACTCGAAAAGCTAGGGGAAGTTATACACTTCAGCCACCGCCATCCGTTGAAAGCAATCAAACAAACGAATGAGACGCCAATCAGGAGTTGCTGCATATGTTCGAATCAGGATTTATCCGGTTACATTTGCCAGCTATGCAATTACTTCATCGACGAGAGTTGTTTCCCTCTTCCCCGAAGGATACAACATCATTTTCACCCAAATCACCCCCTTATACTTGCTACGTATAACGATCAGCCAAAGTCCAAATGCAGAGCTTGTGGTCATGAAAACGGTGCAACATACTGTTGCTTTACTTGTAAATTCAGTCTCCATCGTTCCTGCGCTGGTGCTCCCATGACATTTACCCTTGGCACAAACAAGAAAGTTTCTTATAAACTTCTCTATTCGTATCCATACGATGGTGAGATGGCAGTTATCAAATGCAACATCTGTTCCAACGAGTTCAACTCAAAAGAGAGCTTCATGTACTACAATTTCGACCTCGATGAAGTCCTTCATGTCCAATGTGCACTTAACAAAGAAACGGACTcttatgataccaagtttgttttAGCTTCTGAGAGACTGAAAAGTATTCAAATAGAGGAAGACCACTCCAAGTAG
- the LOC101255418 gene encoding pectin acetylesterase 8-like produces the protein MVATRSFKLVLLLLCSLLTFLLAKSAPNQQKDTYNYDEYFVGKTIVKNAVSKGAVCLDGSPPAYYMDRGFGEGAQSWMIHLSGGGWCRDVRDCQNRSTTSFGSSKYMVPFKFRGHFSNNKIANPDLFNWNKVMVAYCDGGAFTGDVETVDPGTNLHFRGARIFSAVMEDLLSRGLNDAKNALLIGSSAGAYPAMLYCDRFSKLLPNTPRLKCLTDSGYFIDVNKNLQKGKGFESIYKELVTLHGSAKALPKSCTSRMKPELCFFPQNVQQYIKTPLYTIMSPFDIVQVGTSLGDYYNAIKQNNCSANQKKNLRELRLELLSKLPNASDTKSRGAFIDSQFHHTRLQSYWNPQNVSVVNNVTMIKAFGDWYFDRQYYYLIDKHDLPIP, from the exons ATGGTGGCAACAAGATCCTTCAAACTTGTTTTGTTACTACTTTGTTCATTATTGACCTTTTTATTAGCAAAGAGTGCACCTAATCAACAAAAGGACACatataattatgatgaatacTTTGTTGGGAAAACAATTGTTAAGAATGCTGTGTCTAAAGGAGCAG TCTGCTTAGATGGAAGCCCACCAGCATACTACATGGATAGAGGATTTGGAGAAGGTGCTCAAAGCTGGATGATTCACCTCTCT ggaGGAGGATGGTGTAGAGATGTGAGAGACTGCCAAAATCGTTCAACTACTTCTTTTGGTTCTTCAAAATATATGGTTCCATTTAAATTTAGAGGTCACTTCAGCAACAATAAAATTGCTAATCCAG ATTTGTTCAACTGGAACAAAGTTATGGTTGCATATTGTGATGGAGGAGCATTCACTGGAGATGTTGAAACAGTTGATCCT gGTACCAATCTTCACTTTAGAGGTGCAAGAATTTTTTCTGCAGTGATGGAGGATTTGTTATCAAGAGGATTAAATGATGCCAAAAAT GCTCTTCTTATTGGAAGTTCTGCTGGGGCATATCCAGCAATGTTATATTGTGATCGCTTCAGCAAATTATTGCCTAATACTCCGCGATTAAAATGCTTGACCGATAGTGGCTATTTCATCGATGT CAACAAGAATCTTCAAAAGGGAAAAGGCTTCGAATCAATCTACAAAGAACTTGTTACTTTACAT GGGTCTGCCAAAGCACTACCAAAATCCTGCACTTCAAGAATGAAGCCAGAATTG TGTTTCTTCCCACAAAACGTGCAACAATATATCAAAACGCCACTTTATACAATCATGTCACCATTCGATATAGTTCAG GTTGGTACTTCATTAGGTGATTATTACAATGCCATAAAACAGAATAATTGCTCTGctaatcaaaagaaaaaccTTAGAG AACTTAGATTGGAGTTGTTAAGTAAATTGCCCAATGCAAGTGACACAAAATCAAGAGGAGCTTTTATTGACTCTCAGTTTCATCATACTAGACTTCAGAGTTACTGGAATCCACAGAATGTCAGTGTGGTGAATAATGTG ACAATGATAAAGGCATTTGGAGATTGGTACTTTGACAGGCAGTATTACTATCTCATAGACAAGCATGACTTGCCAATCCCATAA